A part of Ignavibacteriales bacterium genomic DNA contains:
- a CDS encoding electron transfer flavoprotein subunit beta/FixA family protein: MKIAVCISHVPDTAAKINIGSDQKSIDQNGVTYIINPYDEFGIEEALKQKEKFGGDSEVIILSVGGDANKESIRKALAMGADRGIILKDENPKDSFSIASILADEIKALGCELVFFGKQSVDYDNSITGQLTAELLNYSCISVVVSLNIDGNKVFAEREIEGGKEIVESKLPIVITTQKGLNEPRYASLKGIMSAKKKVIEEKPALAVNNLTEVIKMSRPPAKKAGRILGSDSSAVPELVKLLHEEAKVI; encoded by the coding sequence ATGAAAATAGCAGTTTGTATTAGTCATGTACCGGATACAGCAGCAAAAATAAATATCGGCTCTGATCAAAAATCTATTGATCAGAACGGAGTAACTTATATAATTAACCCTTATGACGAATTTGGAATTGAAGAAGCATTAAAGCAAAAGGAAAAATTTGGAGGTGATTCCGAAGTAATTATTCTTAGTGTCGGCGGCGATGCAAATAAAGAATCAATCCGCAAAGCACTTGCCATGGGTGCTGATAGGGGAATTATTCTGAAAGATGAAAACCCAAAAGATTCATTTTCAATTGCTTCAATTCTTGCAGATGAAATTAAAGCTCTCGGATGTGAACTTGTTTTTTTCGGGAAACAATCTGTTGATTACGATAATTCCATAACGGGACAACTAACTGCCGAGCTGCTTAACTATTCTTGTATCTCTGTAGTAGTCAGTTTGAATATTGATGGTAATAAAGTTTTTGCGGAAAGAGAAATTGAAGGGGGTAAGGAAATAGTCGAATCAAAATTGCCTATTGTTATCACAACTCAAAAGGGGTTGAATGAGCCGCGGTATGCCTCGTTGAAAGGTATTATGTCTGCAAAGAAAAAAGTAATCGAAGAAAAACCCGCTTTGGCTGTAAACAATTTGACCGAAGTAATTAAAATGAGCCGTCCCCCCGCAAAGAAAGCCGGCAGAATTCTTGGCTCAGATAGTTCTGCAGTGCCCGAATTGGTCAAACTCTTACACGAAGAAGCAAAAGTAATTTAA
- a CDS encoding ATP-dependent Clp protease adaptor ClpS, translating to MPTKTFETPKIEIITDEQTDIGLASRVALYNDDWHSFDEVIIQLIKATLCTFEKARSFAFEVHVKGMAIVYSGSMQECLKVSSILEEIALHTEILS from the coding sequence ATGCCGACGAAAACATTTGAAACACCTAAAATAGAAATCATCACGGATGAGCAGACTGATATTGGGTTGGCATCACGCGTAGCATTGTACAATGATGATTGGCATTCATTTGACGAAGTCATAATTCAATTAATAAAAGCCACACTATGTACTTTTGAGAAAGCCCGTTCATTTGCTTTTGAAGTTCACGTTAAAGGGATGGCTATTGTTTATTCAGGAAGTATGCAGGAATGTTTAAAGGTTTCATCTATACTTGAAGAAATTGCACTTCATACTGAAATACTGAGTTAA